Proteins from a single region of Ziziphus jujuba cultivar Dongzao chromosome 1, ASM3175591v1:
- the LOC132800550 gene encoding uncharacterized protein LOC132800550 has product MAKRAEFWVNGSEIGYCWIWPNSKAQPRLEHATIQSKAQAQNSGPIEMASGDVPVAQMAKQTPVVQAPLTARHTEIPEKFDGADFKRWQQKMLFYLTILGLARFLTEGTPSSLEESDRETLMAVDVWKNSDYLCRNYVLNGLSDSLYGVYYNAKSAKKLWETLDRKNKTKNGGSGKFVVGRFLDYMMVDTKPLMSQKLPLSWNDFINYLKHKRKEMDMEALVSKLRIEDDNRRSDRRSMKAAVKANVVEHRSSSKSQKKKPGMSSKLGPK; this is encoded by the exons ATGGCTAAACGGGCCGAATTTTGGGTTAATGGGTCTGAAATTGGGTACTGTTGGATCTGGCCTAATTCAAAGGCCCAACCCAGGTTAGAACATGCTACTATTCAATCCAAGGCCCAAGCCCAGAACAGTGGCCCAATTG aaatggcaagtggagatgTGCCCGTTGCACAAATGGCAAAACAGACTCCTGTGGTTCAAGCTCCTCTTACTGCAAGGCATACAGAAATACCTGAGAAGTTTGATGGAGCGGATTTCAAAAGGTGGCAACAgaagatgttgttttacctGACTATATTGGGCCTTGCAAGGTTCTTAACCGAGGGCACACCATCTAGTCTTGAAGAGAGTGACAGAGAAACTCTGATGGCAGTGGATGTGTGGAAGAATTCCGATTATttatgtcggaattatgtcctTAATGGCTTATCTGATTCCCTATACGGAGTGTACTATAACGCGAAGTCAGCGAAAAAGCTGTGGGAAACTTTGGACAGGAAGAACAAGACCAAGAATGGTGGATCCGGAAAGTTTGTCGTAGGCAGATTTTTGGACTATATGATGGTGGATACTAAGCCACTAATGAGTCag AAACTACCTTTAAGCTGGAATGACTTCATAAATTATCTTAAACAcaaaagaaaggagatggatatggaggctcttgtTAGCAAGCTTCGCATAGAAGATGATAATAGGAGATCTGACAGGAGATCCATGAAGGCCGCTGTGAAGgccaatgttgtggagcatagGAGTAGCTCCAAGAGTCAAAAGAAGAAACCTGGAATGAGTTCCAAGTTGGGGCCTAAATAA
- the LOC132799319 gene encoding polyadenylate-binding protein 6-like, whose translation MVIQYMFGVPVRVTESKPAPPADNRIWSLYVGDLDPQVTEADLMDAFRLIGPIASLRLCRDSFNGESLRYAYVNFFTSLHASTALTFLNHKELKGQSMRIMWSQRYPLTRKTGIANLFVKNLHPSFTSSQLQSMFSKFGRILSCKVASENGNSKGFGFVQFDSKLSAMTARNALHGTLLKGKKIYVSKFVKKSVRTVANEETMKASLQGQNKQLFIARAQQEEIVNCHTEKLKASSLPAKNSTHPVHYSSFYSLGKDLIKQRQQQINTGKQSFKSESSVCGNNFVQDT comes from the exons ATGGTGATACAGTACATGTTCGGCGTGCCGGTGAGAGTAACAGAGTCAAAGCCAGCACCGCCGGCGGATAATCGGATATGGTCTCTGTATGTGGGAGACCTGGACCCACAAGTCACCGAAGCAGACCTAATGGATGCATTTCGTTTAATTGGTCCCATTGCCTCTCTGCGTCTCTGCCGCGATTCTTTCAACGGCGAGTCCCTTCGCTACGCCTACGTCAACTTCTTCACTTCGTTACATG CATCCACAGCTTTAACATTTCTAAATCACAAGGAGCTGAAGGGACAATCAATGAGAATTATGTGGTCGCAGAGATACCCATTGACAAGAAAAACGGGTATTGCAAATCTTTTTGTTAAAAACCTTCACCCATCCTTCACCAGTAGTCAATTGCAGTCCATGTTCTCCAAGTTTGGGAGGATATTATCTTGCAAGGTCGCCTCAGAGAATGGCAACAGCAAGGGTTTTGGTTTTGTGCAATTTGATTCTAAACTATCTGCTATGACTGCTCGTAATGCTCTACATGGTACACTGCTTAAGGGGAAGAAAAT ATATGTatcaaaatttgtaaaaaagaGCGTGAGAACAGTAGCCAATGAGGAGACTATGAAGGCTTCACTGCAAG GGCAAAACAAACAATTATTTATAGCCAGGGCTCAGCAGGAGGAGATTGTCAACTGCCACACTGAAAAGTTGAAGGCTTCAAGCCTGCCAGCGAAGAACTCAACCCATCCTGTCCACTACTCTTCTTTCTACTCTTTGGGAAAG GACCTAATCAAACAGAGACAACAACAAATCAATACCGGGAAACAAAGTTTTAAATCTGAGT CCTCTGTATGCGGCAACAACTTTGTCCAAGACACATAA